The Thermus filiformis genome contains a region encoding:
- a CDS encoding 4'-phosphopantetheinyl transferase superfamily protein yields the protein MIRALGADLVEIARVRRLLERHGERALRRLFAEEELAYALKRQDPAPSLAARLAAKEAFQKCWPEPLSWRSVWVGMEGKRPVLRFSQGLQARLEAEGLRAHLTLSHERAHALAVVVLEDIR from the coding sequence ATGATCCGGGCCCTGGGGGCCGACCTGGTGGAGATCGCCCGGGTGCGGCGGCTTCTGGAGCGCCATGGGGAAAGGGCGCTCAGGCGCCTCTTCGCCGAGGAGGAGCTGGCCTACGCCCTAAAGCGCCAGGACCCCGCCCCGAGCCTCGCCGCCCGGCTCGCGGCCAAGGAGGCCTTCCAGAAGTGCTGGCCCGAGCCCCTCTCCTGGCGGTCGGTCTGGGTGGGGATGGAGGGGAAGAGGCCCGTCCTCCGCTTCAGCCAGGGCCTCCAGGCCCGCCTCGAGGCGGAGGGGCTTCGCGCCCACCTCACCCTGAGCCACGAGCGGGCCCACGCCCTGGCGGTGGTGGTCCTGGAGGATATACGATAA